One Nodularia sp. LEGE 06071 DNA segment encodes these proteins:
- a CDS encoding protein kinase domain-containing protein — MFNSGQILQERYQLQKQLGHTMTGRQTWLAEDLDNASHELVILKLLVFSNELNWDDVKLFEREAQVLQNLNHQRIPRYRDYFLVDQQPGSGLSWWSLVQDYIPGSTLQELLAKGTKFSELELKQIAKQILQILIYLHQLNPAVLHRDIKPSNLIQGEDKQIYLVDFGAVQDRMAVTGLTFTVVGTVGYTPMEQFWGRAVPASDLYGLGATLIHLLTGVAPAELPQNNLRIQFADHTSVSANFVSWIEKLTHPALEQRFATAEEALELLFQKLPSSSSQTFSAKKNPVIHLVRPFLVVTKKSTEELEIYRYKEPVQYKKFLIFIPLFLFMIGGFELLGITGFIMLTWVILRWKILDDSTNKEIDVLIKKLLNRDVNSIKKDNYGGYIRFDAKDKCFIFQNCWFGKFESSSDLITNIRSIYVCQQNENRSNQFSTGANNWQVVIRTYRDRIRLNWRLNEEECAWLVNEIQTWLHHS, encoded by the coding sequence GTGTTTAACTCAGGACAAATCTTGCAAGAAAGATATCAACTTCAAAAACAGTTAGGACATACGATGACTGGTCGTCAAACCTGGTTAGCCGAAGATTTAGATAATGCAAGTCATGAGTTAGTTATTCTCAAACTTCTGGTTTTTAGTAATGAACTTAACTGGGATGACGTTAAATTATTTGAGCGAGAAGCCCAAGTCCTGCAAAATCTCAATCACCAGAGAATACCCCGCTACCGAGATTACTTTTTAGTTGACCAGCAGCCTGGGTCAGGTCTGAGTTGGTGGAGTTTGGTACAAGATTATATTCCTGGTTCCACTTTACAAGAATTGTTGGCAAAAGGCACTAAATTTAGTGAGTTAGAACTCAAACAAATTGCCAAACAAATTTTGCAAATTTTGATTTATCTACACCAATTAAATCCTGCGGTTCTCCATCGAGATATTAAACCCAGTAACTTGATTCAGGGTGAAGATAAACAGATATATCTTGTGGATTTTGGTGCAGTACAAGACCGCATGGCTGTCACGGGATTAACCTTCACTGTGGTGGGTACTGTGGGCTATACTCCAATGGAACAGTTTTGGGGACGAGCTGTACCAGCATCTGATCTCTATGGTTTGGGAGCCACATTAATTCATTTACTCACAGGTGTAGCTCCGGCTGAATTACCTCAGAATAATTTGCGAATTCAATTTGCAGACCACACCAGTGTAAGCGCCAATTTTGTGAGTTGGATTGAAAAACTCACTCACCCAGCTTTAGAACAAAGATTTGCCACTGCTGAGGAAGCTCTGGAGTTACTTTTTCAGAAACTGCCTTCTAGCTCTAGTCAGACGTTTTCTGCCAAAAAAAATCCAGTTATACACCTTGTCAGACCTTTTCTTGTGGTCACTAAAAAGTCCACTGAAGAATTAGAAATTTATAGATATAAAGAACCAGTACAATATAAAAAATTTCTAATCTTTATACCATTATTTTTGTTTATGATTGGGGGATTTGAATTACTGGGAATCACAGGATTCATTATGTTAACCTGGGTAATCCTGAGATGGAAAATACTAGATGATTCAACCAACAAAGAAATTGATGTATTAATTAAAAAACTTCTAAATAGAGATGTTAATTCAATTAAAAAAGATAATTATGGTGGTTATATTCGCTTTGATGCCAAAGACAAATGTTTTATATTTCAGAACTGCTGGTTTGGCAAATTTGAGTCAAGCTCTGACTTAATTACAAATATTCGCTCTATTTATGTATGTCAACAAAATGAAAATCGCTCTAATCAATTTTCTACAGGAGCTAACAACTGGCAAGTAGTTATCCGGACATATCGCGATCGCATTCGCTTAAATTGGCGCTTAAATGAAGAAGAATGCGCTTGGTTAGTTAATGAAATTCAGACTTGGCTCCATCACTCTTGA
- a CDS encoding NAD(P)-dependent alcohol dehydrogenase, which yields MKAVVIRRYGSAEVLQYEDVAQPQIKPNQLLVKVHASSVNPIDWKIRKGMLSLLTGNQFPLILGFDLAGEVVAVGSQVTHFQLGDAVYGSTSFPGGAYAEFAAVQENLIAFKPKNLTFEEAATVPLAALTALQALRDQGNIKSSQTVLINGAAGGVGMFAVQIAKALGTEVTGVCSTKNLDFVKSLGADRVIDYTQQDFTEGSGQYDIIFDAVGKRSLSDCKGVLKPNGIYISTLPTPEVLLQTVFTAFFTGQKAKFVIESPNTQDLVYLKKLIESGKMRTVIDRTFPLAELGMAHSYSQSERTVGKIAIAISGSSVSPQE from the coding sequence ATGAAAGCGGTTGTTATCCGTCGGTATGGGTCTGCTGAAGTGTTGCAATACGAAGATGTGGCGCAACCGCAAATTAAGCCTAACCAGTTACTTGTCAAGGTTCATGCCAGTAGTGTTAATCCGATTGACTGGAAAATCCGCAAGGGTATGCTGAGTTTACTCACAGGTAATCAGTTTCCCCTGATTTTGGGTTTTGATCTGGCTGGTGAAGTGGTAGCGGTTGGTTCGCAGGTGACACATTTTCAGCTAGGAGATGCTGTTTATGGCAGTACTAGCTTTCCTGGCGGCGCTTATGCTGAATTTGCCGCCGTACAAGAAAATTTAATTGCTTTTAAGCCGAAGAACTTAACTTTTGAGGAAGCTGCTACTGTGCCTTTAGCGGCGCTGACGGCTCTGCAAGCCCTGCGTGACCAGGGAAATATCAAATCGAGTCAAACTGTGTTAATTAATGGCGCTGCGGGTGGGGTAGGAATGTTTGCTGTGCAGATTGCCAAGGCTTTGGGTACAGAAGTCACGGGTGTTTGTAGTACCAAAAATTTGGATTTTGTGAAATCTTTGGGAGCAGATAGGGTAATTGATTATACCCAACAGGATTTTACTGAAGGTAGTGGGCAGTACGATATTATATTTGATGCTGTGGGCAAGCGATCGCTCTCTGACTGCAAAGGAGTCCTCAAACCCAACGGTATTTATATATCGACTTTACCCACGCCGGAAGTCTTGCTACAGACTGTGTTCACAGCTTTCTTTACCGGACAAAAAGCTAAATTTGTGATTGAGAGTCCGAATACGCAAGACTTGGTTTATCTCAAAAAACTGATTGAGTCAGGTAAAATGCGAACTGTGATTGACCGCACATTTCCTCTAGCTGAACTAGGTATGGCTCATAGTTATAGTCAGAGTGAACGGACTGTGGGGAAAATTGCGATCGCTATTTCTGGTTCCTCAGTATCGCCTCAAGAGTGA
- the nifB gene encoding nitrogenase cofactor biosynthesis protein NifB produces MILPSNGLLTSSHQEPASTQAKSGGCGCDSSTTVEMDQKLQERIAQHPCYSEDAHHHYARMHVAVAPACNIQCNYCNRKYDCANESRPGVVSELLTPEEAAHKALVIAGKIPQMTVVGIAGPGDPLANPEKTFRTFELIADKAPDIKLCLSTNGLMLTEYIDRIKQLNIDHVTITLNTIDPEIGAQIYSWVHYKRKRYRGVEGAKILLEKQMEGLQALREADILCKVNSVMIPGINDQHLIEVNKMIRENGAFLHNIMPLISAPEHGTHFGLTGQRGPTPKEVKSVQDNCAGNMKMMRHCRQCRADAVGLLGEDRSQEFTKDKFLEMTPEYDLEQRTLVHEGIEKFKEELKIAKDKASAGKKFANNPKILVAVATKGGGLVNQHFGHAKEFQIYEVDGNQVTFVSHRKIDQYCQGGFSEEATFEHIMAAIADCKAVLVSKIGNCPQEKLQAAGIQTIEAYDVIEKVALEFYEQYVQELGN; encoded by the coding sequence ATGATACTACCGTCTAACGGACTCCTCACCTCCTCCCATCAGGAACCAGCATCAACCCAAGCAAAATCAGGTGGTTGCGGATGCGATAGCAGCACCACCGTAGAAATGGATCAAAAGCTCCAAGAACGCATCGCCCAACATCCCTGTTATAGTGAAGATGCCCATCACCACTACGCCAGGATGCACGTTGCAGTTGCACCAGCTTGTAACATTCAATGCAACTATTGCAATCGCAAATACGACTGTGCTAACGAAAGCCGTCCTGGAGTAGTTAGCGAATTGCTAACACCAGAAGAAGCTGCACACAAGGCTTTGGTGATTGCAGGCAAAATTCCCCAAATGACAGTGGTCGGAATTGCGGGCCCTGGTGATCCATTGGCGAATCCTGAAAAGACTTTCCGCACATTTGAGTTGATTGCAGACAAAGCACCAGATATTAAGCTTTGCCTTTCAACGAACGGTTTAATGTTAACTGAATACATTGACCGCATTAAACAACTAAATATCGATCACGTTACTATCACCCTAAATACCATTGACCCAGAAATCGGCGCTCAGATTTATTCTTGGGTTCACTACAAACGGAAACGTTATAGAGGTGTTGAAGGGGCTAAGATTCTGCTAGAAAAGCAGATGGAAGGCTTGCAAGCTTTGAGAGAAGCTGATATTCTGTGCAAAGTTAACTCCGTGATGATTCCAGGAATTAATGACCAGCACTTGATCGAAGTCAATAAAATGATTCGTGAAAACGGTGCTTTCCTGCACAACATCATGCCTTTGATTTCTGCACCGGAACACGGCACACATTTCGGCTTAACAGGTCAACGTGGCCCTACACCCAAAGAAGTCAAGTCAGTTCAAGACAATTGCGCCGGCAACATGAAAATGATGCGCCATTGTCGCCAATGCCGAGCCGATGCGGTAGGATTATTAGGAGAAGACCGCAGTCAGGAATTTACTAAAGATAAATTCTTGGAAATGACTCCAGAATATGACCTAGAACAACGCACCCTGGTTCACGAAGGAATTGAGAAGTTTAAAGAAGAACTGAAAATAGCCAAAGACAAGGCTAGTGCTGGCAAGAAATTTGCCAATAATCCGAAAATATTAGTTGCAGTAGCCACTAAAGGCGGCGGATTAGTTAACCAACACTTCGGTCATGCGAAGGAATTCCAAATTTACGAAGTTGATGGTAATCAAGTTACTTTTGTCAGTCATCGCAAGATTGACCAGTATTGTCAAGGTGGATTTAGTGAAGAAGCCACTTTTGAACATATCATGGCAGCGATCGCGGATTGCAAAGCAGTTTTAGTCTCTAAGATTGGTAACTGTCCTCAAGAGAAGTTGCAAGCAGCGGGAATACAGACTATTGAAGCTTACGACGTGATTGAAAAAGTTGCTTTGGAATTTTACGAGCAATATGTTCAGGAGTTAGGAAATTAG
- a CDS encoding 4Fe-4S binding protein, protein MAYQVTSQCISCDLCLSVCPTNAVKVIDGNHWIDPELCTNCVGSVYSVPQCQAGCPTCTGCVKQPNDYWEGWFANYNRSLAKLTKKQDYWERWFNYYSTKFSEQLSRHQSEVIGVSG, encoded by the coding sequence ATGGCTTATCAAGTCACTAGCCAATGTATTTCCTGTGATCTTTGTCTGTCTGTATGTCCCACTAATGCAGTGAAGGTAATTGACGGTAATCATTGGATTGACCCCGAACTCTGCACAAACTGCGTTGGTAGTGTTTATTCCGTTCCTCAGTGTCAAGCTGGTTGTCCCACCTGCACCGGTTGTGTGAAACAACCCAATGATTATTGGGAAGGCTGGTTTGCTAATTACAATCGCTCTTTAGCAAAATTAACTAAGAAACAAGATTACTGGGAACGTTGGTTTAACTATTATTCCACAAAATTCTCTGAACAATTATCTCGCCATCAGAGCGAAGTCATAGGTGTATCAGGATGA
- the nifS gene encoding cysteine desulfurase NifS — MSIIYLDNNATTKVDPEVLEAMLPYLRDYYGNPSSMHTFGGQVGKAVKTARQQLANLLGAEESEIIYTSCGTEGDNAAIRAALLAHPERRHIITTQVEHPAVLNVCKQLETQGYTVTYLSVNHQGQLDLAELEASLTGNTALVTIMYANNETGTVFPIEQIGLRVKEYGAIFHVDAVQAVGKIPLNMKTSTIDMLTLSGHKIHAPKGIGALYIRRGVRFRPLLLGGHQERGRRAGTENVPGIIALGKAAELELLHLEEATTRERKLRDRLEQTLLAKISDCEVNGDPTQRLPNTTNIGFKYIEGEAILLSLNKYGICASSGSACTSGSLEPSHVLRAMGLPYTTLHGSIRFSLCRYTTEAEIDQVIEVMPSIIERLRAMSPFKNDDAGWLQEQEQALIHR; from the coding sequence ATGAGCATCATTTATCTAGACAATAATGCTACAACGAAGGTAGACCCGGAAGTTTTAGAGGCGATGTTGCCTTATCTGCGGGACTACTACGGTAATCCTTCTAGTATGCACACCTTTGGTGGACAAGTTGGCAAAGCCGTTAAAACAGCACGCCAACAACTAGCAAACCTCCTTGGTGCTGAAGAGTCAGAAATTATCTACACGAGTTGCGGTACAGAGGGAGATAACGCTGCTATTCGCGCCGCACTGTTAGCACACCCAGAAAGACGACATATCATTACGACACAGGTTGAACACCCAGCCGTTTTGAATGTCTGCAAACAACTGGAAACCCAAGGTTACACTGTTACCTATCTTTCGGTAAATCATCAGGGACAGCTAGATTTAGCTGAATTAGAAGCTTCTCTGACTGGTAACACCGCTTTGGTAACAATTATGTATGCCAACAACGAAACCGGTACGGTTTTCCCCATTGAGCAAATTGGGTTAAGAGTTAAAGAATACGGCGCAATCTTTCATGTCGATGCAGTGCAAGCAGTGGGGAAAATTCCCCTGAACATGAAGACCAGCACGATAGATATGTTAACTCTGTCCGGTCACAAAATCCATGCTCCCAAAGGAATTGGAGCTTTGTATATCCGGCGCGGTGTGCGGTTTCGTCCCTTGTTACTGGGTGGACACCAAGAACGTGGTCGTCGGGCGGGAACGGAGAATGTTCCAGGGATTATTGCTCTAGGTAAGGCGGCAGAATTGGAACTCTTGCATTTAGAAGAGGCTACCACAAGAGAAAGGAAATTGCGCGATCGCCTGGAACAAACTTTACTCGCTAAAATTTCTGACTGTGAAGTGAATGGCGACCCAACGCAGAGATTGCCGAACACGACAAATATCGGCTTTAAATACATCGAAGGTGAAGCAATTCTGCTTTCCTTAAATAAATACGGTATCTGTGCCTCATCTGGTTCTGCTTGTACTTCTGGTTCCTTAGAACCTTCTCACGTTCTGCGGGCGATGGGTTTACCCTACACCACCTTACACGGTTCCATTCGTTTCAGCCTGTGTCGCTACACTACAGAAGCCGAAATCGATCAAGTTATCGAAGTAATGCCCAGTATTATCGAACGTTTACGCGCCATGTCCCCCTTCAAAAATGATGATGCGGGTTGGCTACAAGAACAAGAACAAGCATTAATTCATCGCTAG
- the nifU gene encoding Fe-S cluster assembly protein NifU yields MWDYTDKVLDLFYNPKNQGAIEETDEPGVKLAMGEIGSIACGDALRLHLKVEVESDTILDARFQTFGCTSAIASSSALTEMVKGLTLDEALKVSNKEIADYLGGLPEAKMHCSVMGQEALEAAIYNYRGIALPTHDDDDEGALICSCFGISEAKIRRVIAENHLTDAEQVTNYVKAGGGCGSCLANIDDIIRDVKEKAAVPALNNHSVGVAQSNQQLQRPLTNVQRIALIQKVLDEEVRPVLIADGGDVELYDVEGDKVKVILQGACGSCSSSTATLKIAIEARLQDRVSKNLVVEAVTP; encoded by the coding sequence ATGTGGGACTATACAGATAAAGTATTAGACTTGTTTTACAATCCCAAAAACCAGGGAGCTATTGAAGAAACCGACGAACCTGGTGTGAAACTGGCAATGGGAGAAATTGGTAGTATTGCCTGTGGTGATGCCCTAAGATTACACTTGAAAGTTGAAGTAGAATCTGATACGATTTTAGATGCACGCTTTCAAACCTTTGGCTGCACAAGTGCGATCGCCTCTTCCAGTGCTTTAACCGAAATGGTCAAAGGTTTAACTCTAGACGAAGCTTTGAAAGTTTCTAATAAAGAGATTGCAGATTACCTCGGCGGATTGCCAGAAGCCAAAATGCACTGCTCTGTCATGGGACAAGAAGCTCTAGAAGCCGCCATTTATAACTATCGTGGCATAGCCTTACCTACCCATGACGACGATGACGAAGGCGCACTAATTTGTAGTTGCTTTGGGATTAGCGAAGCCAAAATTCGCCGTGTAATTGCCGAAAATCATCTCACTGATGCTGAACAGGTAACAAATTATGTAAAAGCTGGTGGCGGATGCGGTTCCTGTTTAGCGAATATTGATGATATTATAAGAGATGTAAAGGAAAAAGCCGCCGTACCTGCTCTCAACAACCACAGCGTCGGAGTTGCTCAATCTAATCAGCAATTACAAAGACCTCTAACCAATGTGCAGAGAATTGCACTCATCCAAAAAGTTCTTGATGAAGAAGTCAGACCCGTGCTAATCGCTGACGGGGGAGACGTAGAACTTTACGATGTAGAAGGAGATAAAGTCAAAGTCATACTCCAAGGAGCTTGTGGTTCTTGTTCTAGCAGTACAGCCACCCTCAAGATTGCGATCGAAGCCAGGTTACAAGATCGTGTCAGCAAAAACCTCGTAGTCGAAGCAGTCACACCATAA
- a CDS encoding group I truncated hemoglobin translates to MSLYENIGGQPTIEKVVDAFHKSVMADGSLKGYFAKTDMAKQRAHQIAFFSQIFDGPNQYAGRPMEKTHTGMKLNDQHFDAVSKHLGAAMASAGVSAENSSAAMAKVSGLKASILNK, encoded by the coding sequence ATGAGTTTGTACGAAAACATTGGTGGACAACCAACTATTGAAAAAGTAGTTGATGCCTTTCACAAGAGCGTTATGGCAGACGGTAGCCTCAAAGGCTACTTCGCTAAAACCGATATGGCGAAACAACGCGCTCATCAAATTGCTTTCTTCTCTCAGATATTTGACGGACCAAACCAATATGCTGGTCGTCCAATGGAAAAAACCCACACAGGTATGAAGCTCAACGACCAACACTTTGATGCAGTTTCCAAGCATCTGGGTGCAGCAATGGCCTCAGCCGGAGTATCCGCAGAAAACAGCAGCGCTGCAATGGCTAAAGTCTCCGGTTTAAAGGCTTCTATTTTGAACAAATAG
- a CDS encoding integrase gives MNSTQEAFADFQQTASSDGGYIGRMQAVTNQENHLTAKLETELKAVNARIKAARVNVSVRKSGNSLQLRSTLPIKPGDIDKNGIGTKQYDLSLGIPFNFDGLNTAEEEAYELGKLLARKQFQWTEKYLGKTRNKVNAKIIGDLIADFERNYFQTRKRNLKSENTFNSYFYIAQKHLPKDKPAINANFIASVQCCPSSDSVKNELIKVIRVLCKCSGLEVPELSNLKIKPAAQRKRDIPTDADIEREYLKFEAYSLNRPSKLLTREDRNNWKLWRWVYGMLATYGIRPREIFVNPDLNWWLSSENTINTWRVNEECKTGEREALPLYPRWVETFNLKTDTEAIELLKAKIEGKITSKQINSARHGTDRWFRFVGIPFQPYDLRHAWAIRAHLMGIPIKAAADNLGHSVNMHTSIYQRWFSLENRKVAIEEAIKKKSKVEDLQDMVIQLEQENERLRIENERLRLQMENQELIQIIN, from the coding sequence ATGAACAGCACACAGGAAGCATTTGCCGATTTTCAACAAACAGCCAGCAGCGATGGGGGATATATAGGCAGAATGCAAGCAGTGACAAATCAGGAAAATCACCTGACGGCAAAACTGGAAACAGAATTAAAGGCGGTAAATGCTAGAATTAAAGCTGCTAGGGTAAATGTTTCGGTCAGGAAATCTGGTAATTCATTGCAACTGAGAAGCACCCTACCCATTAAACCAGGAGATATTGATAAAAACGGTATAGGAACAAAGCAATATGATCTTTCTTTGGGTATCCCGTTTAATTTTGATGGTTTAAATACTGCGGAAGAAGAAGCTTATGAGTTAGGAAAATTGTTAGCGAGAAAACAATTTCAATGGACTGAGAAATATTTAGGTAAAACTCGTAACAAAGTTAACGCCAAAATAATTGGTGATTTGATTGCAGATTTTGAGAGAAATTATTTCCAAACTAGAAAACGTAATCTTAAAAGTGAGAACACATTTAATAGTTATTTTTATATTGCTCAAAAACACTTACCAAAGGATAAACCAGCGATAAATGCCAACTTTATTGCATCTGTGCAATGTTGTCCATCTTCAGATAGTGTCAAAAATGAATTAATCAAAGTTATTAGAGTATTATGTAAATGTTCTGGTTTGGAAGTTCCAGAGCTAAGTAATTTAAAAATCAAACCTGCTGCTCAACGCAAGCGTGATATCCCCACTGATGCAGACATAGAGCGGGAATATCTCAAATTTGAGGCTTACTCACTCAACCGTCCCAGTAAATTACTCACCAGAGAAGACAGAAATAACTGGAAACTGTGGCGTTGGGTATATGGAATGTTAGCTACTTATGGTATAAGACCAAGAGAGATTTTTGTTAATCCTGATTTAAATTGGTGGTTGTCTTCAGAAAATACCATTAATACATGGCGGGTGAATGAAGAATGTAAAACAGGTGAGAGGGAAGCTTTACCATTATATCCGCGCTGGGTAGAGACATTTAATTTAAAAACTGATACGGAAGCTATTGAATTATTAAAAGCAAAAATTGAGGGCAAAATTACCAGTAAGCAAATTAATTCGGCTCGACATGGTACAGACAGATGGTTTAGATTTGTCGGTATTCCTTTTCAACCTTATGATTTACGCCATGCTTGGGCAATTAGGGCGCATTTAATGGGGATTCCGATTAAAGCTGCTGCTGATAATTTGGGTCATTCGGTAAATATGCACACTTCGATTTATCAAAGATGGTTTAGTTTAGAAAATCGCAAGGTTGCTATTGAAGAAGCTATTAAGAAAAAGTCTAAGGTGGAAGATTTGCAAGATATGGTAATTCAACTTGAGCAGGAAAATGAGAGATTGAGAATAGAAAATGAAAGATTGCGGTTACAGATGGAAAATCAAGAGTTAATACAGATAATTAATTAA